In the Pongo abelii isolate AG06213 chromosome 2, NHGRI_mPonAbe1-v2.0_pri, whole genome shotgun sequence genome, AGACCAAGAAACTGCAGTGGATGAACTCAGAGCCTGCTGCACCAGCCGATACCCAGGAAGTGCCCAGATCCTTCCTCCAGGAAGACATATGCAGCCACGAAGAGGTCATTCCTGCTCACCCTGATAACCCTCAAGCCAAAGATGCTGGACAGGCTCTCCTCACTGGGCAGATCCTCCTTGCTGGACAGCTACCCCTACCTGAGCACCCCCTTACTGATCAACCCCCTCTCACTGGGCAGACACCCGTTGCTAGGAATCCCTCTTTATCTAAAGAACCCCCCATCACCAAAGAGCCCACTCTTTCAAGATGGTCCCCCAACCCTGGAGAACCTGGCCAGGTCTCCACCCAGGAAGATGAGCCCTTAGGCCTGCCTACTCATGTAGGGGTATTTCAGGTGCCCCTGACCCCTGAGGAGACCTGTATCTATATGAGTAGAGACAAGGTTGGCATCAGTAATATTCAGCACTCCATCACGCATCAGCAGCAACCTGGCAACTCCCCTGGGACCCAGGAGGAGCAGCTTCCCTTGATCACATTTACCACACCTGGCACTGGACGCAAGGTGTTGCCCATGGCCATGGTGGCCACTGAGCCCCAGAGTGCCCCATTCAAGCTGACAGCTGAGGATCTTACACACTTATCAGTGGTTGCACACCTTGGACTGCCCCACGGGGCCTGCTATGAACTGGTGTCCACCATGGATGCTCTGCCAGTTCGGTCGCCAGTGCTCTGCTGCCACTCACTGGGACCCTTCCAGGACATGGCGGCCGTGGTGATTGATACAGGCACAGGATTCACCAAATGTGGACTGGCTGGAGAGGACCATGTCCTCAGTGTCATACCCTCACGAGTTCAGCTGCTGCAGCACCCAGCCCAGGGCCAGCCACGATATGCAGTGCCTGAAAACCAAGAGGGATCCTATTCAGTGCTGAACCGTGGTGTGGTCTATGACTGGGATGCACTAGAGGTGCTATGGCAGCACCTGTTCTATTGCAGGCTGGGTGTGCAGCCCGAGAAGCTGTCTGTGCTCGTAGCCGACTCACCCATCTCACCACGCACCAACCGAGAAAAGGTGGCTGAAATACTCTTTGAGCATTTCCATGTCCCAGCCATGCAGACAGTGCATCAGGCCCTGCTGGCGCTCTATGCTTATGGACGTACCACTGGGCTGGTGCTGGGCAGTGGCCATGGCACTTCCTATGTGGCACCCATCCTCACTGGGGATCTGGCTGCACTTGACACCTACCGGCTGGATGTGGCTGGTGCTGACCTTACTGACTACTTGGCCCAGCTGCTGCAGAGAAATGGCCACTCACTGCCCCAGGCAGGACTGATCAACCAGATGAAAGAGGCCTGCTGCTACGTGGCCATGGACGTGGCAGCTGAGAGGGTCCACACCCAGGCGCAGGCCCAGGTGGACTTTGTGCTTCCAGACAAGCAGGTTATCACGCTGGGGCCTGAGCGCTTCTGCTGCCCTGAGGCCCTCTTCCAACCCAATCTGATAGGTCTCAACCAGCCGGGCCTTCCACAGCTGGCCCTCCTAAGCATCAGCCGGTTGGAGGCCAAGCAGCAGGAGCAGCTACTGGCCAATGTGGTACTGGACGGTGGCAGCACCCTCGTGAGTGGCTTCCCCGAGCGCCTGAGACAGGAGCTGGGCCCTGGTGCTGCTGTGCTGGGGTCTCCCCACCGTGCAGTTGCTGCCTGGCTTGGGGGCTCCATCATGGCATCCCGGAGCTCTTTCCAGAGCCTGTGGCTCAGCCGCCAGGAGTATGAGGAAGAGGGCCCATGGGCTATCTATAAGTACCAGCTGTGAGCATATAAAAGTTCTGGTTCTGCTTTCTTTAAGCGCCGTGGTATGTTTCAGCCACAGGGTGGTGTGAGAAAAGCAGGAGTCCAGGCATGGGGTCATGGATGGGGGCCCTGGCTCTCCCAAGGCATGCCCTGCCTCTGCACTCTGGAACTCCATGGGCCCTGGCAACCTACCCTTTCTAGACAGCCCCGGAGCCCCTTGACTGGCATTGGCTCTGATCTGGCCTGACCTTTACTGCACCCCAAGGGCAACCACAGAGAGTGGCTGCTGTGGGTTTTGCCCCGTTGCCCTGACGACAAGTGCAATTACCCTTGATTGCCAGCTTGTTGCCATGGCAATTTCAAACATAATGTAATAACCCACACAGCCTGGAGTGAGTCAcaaggtggggggcggggggcagcCCCCTCCCCTGGCTCCGGAGGAAAAGACTGCTTGCCCTTCCCCATTGTGGGCCCTCTTCTGGGGACTGAAGCCAAGCAACATGGACAACAGTCAGGCAGTTTCAAAGATGGCTGGGGTCCTGGGGTGGGAGGGTTCTGTCAGAGTTCAGGCTTCTTGGGGAGCTGCACTGCTAATCTAGGTACCTCCTAGAGTCTGAACCTTTGCTGGAGCTCTA is a window encoding:
- the LOC129058255 gene encoding uncharacterized protein LOC129058255; protein product: MEATKKVGGPDPSGPQDHPSAGSQQLGSGLRGSQGPWISSESLYFKQRLSLSTKTITDGACGPASQARIPGPICQLLQDPAWVSSQCCCEQASQDAPRLFSTSISSSPIVGAQQHLIMEDVTLTLPECTHSDSTSDIAQRGPCCLRLQVQNLGEGKPPAKVLVGWGKGPCSSDQIASLGSRKSRWLSFLLSGENGAPEAQGALLAPPQDLAQDQDQAWAMTPALDVTPTPTAVETDTHTIDHLTDTTAVTKGPSQDLLLRKYGNQWSTVLESSKIVASCQDKVNLHSKEEPPIPKPTLEECLDHAQEDEVTRRKVPTEEAENPVKKLPGSTSRPGSPMPGPEPPVISKSQRSSQEICSSQPQKQLPNVCDNTSSNVPLSAYQVTCHKQSPFQSPKEAMQIPLSSAPTCQLQEVVEDRVLVFDMATGSTRMGLLCHDPVGSRAVLVGLMPSHPSIYVPENMLSTQLLVKPILSPDSNHSSFWSITPMLSSPVPCSLSSGSYREVALIPKEARLNLESWDSPGTETPIRVGMLTRPVPLGMPLQFDERILTHVPNTSWSKPDGEKNEPSHTIWMLDPSMAPSRMPDASIVQTKKLQWMNSEPAAPADTQEVPRSFLQEDICSHEEVIPAHPDNPQAKDAGQALLTGQILLAGQLPLPEHPLTDQPPLTGQTPVARNPSLSKEPPITKEPTLSRWSPNPGEPGQVSTQEDEPLGLPTHVGVFQVPLTPEETCIYMSRDKVGISNIQHSITHQQQPGNSPGTQEEQLPLITFTTPGTGRKVLPMAMVATEPQSAPFKLTAEDLTHLSVVAHLGLPHGACYELVSTMDALPVRSPVLCCHSLGPFQDMAAVVIDTGTGFTKCGLAGEDHVLSVIPSRVQLLQHPAQGQPRYAVPENQEGSYSVLNRGVVYDWDALEVLWQHLFYCRLGVQPEKLSVLVADSPISPRTNREKVAEILFEHFHVPAMQTVHQALLALYAYGRTTGLVLGSGHGTSYVAPILTGDLAALDTYRLDVAGADLTDYLAQLLQRNGHSLPQAGLINQMKEACCYVAMDVAAERVHTQAQAQVDFVLPDKQVITLGPERFCCPEALFQPNLIGLNQPGLPQLALLSISRLEAKQQEQLLANVVLDGGSTLVSGFPERLRQELGPGAAVLGSPHRAVAAWLGGSIMASRSSFQSLWLSRQEYEEEGPWAIYKYQL